The Vicia villosa cultivar HV-30 ecotype Madison, WI unplaced genomic scaffold, Vvil1.0 ctg.001771F_1_1, whole genome shotgun sequence genomic sequence gtgtgtgtgtgtatatatatatatatatatatatatatatatatatatatatatatatatatatatatatatatatatatataaggaggaaTATTCTTACTCAAAGAGTAAGTTGTCAAGACTTACtactcatcatgaccattgattcttctcaatctaatggttaaagttaatgagtattatttttctctcttcaAATTTagttacttattaattttaaccattagattgaaaagaatcaatggtcatgatgaggagtaagtcttgataacttactcttggaataAGAATATTTACTTCAAGAGTAAGTgtagaagacttactccaaatcttaaccattgattttcattaatctaatggttttaattgatcatttaatctaattatttttggaaatatttttctatataaaaaattaattaagaccgttatattaataataatcaatagTTAAGATTTGAAGTAAGTTTTCAACACTTACTCAAGTATTGTTGTTGACTGAAtatcatcaaaaatcataaatctcaatatcatgtttttcaaaaaaaaaaaaaagactttacACAAGTACAAGTTGATTCATCCATATTTATCAACCTATAAATAAAAGAGAAGTGTGATCCCCATCGACTATCCCCAACACATCTCAAAGTACCAACTTGATTTTCACCTTTACTAATTACAATCTCACCAATCTCTAACTAATGTTCAATTTCATCTAATTGGGAAGCTTGTAACTTATCATGGCACATTTTAGAAGAACAAAAAACACTCACAATAAGAGTTAGCTTATCAAATAATTGATGAATTGGTTTAACTTCTCTTGATGCAGTAACCAAGATAAGTTGAAATGATGAGCAAAAGAATGAACATATATGCATAAGGATAATATTTCATAAATATTGCTTGGAAACTGTTCCATTCACCTGTCATATTGTTAGCACCATCATACCCTTGACCACGAATGTTAAAGACATCAAGGTTATGCAGAGAAAGTATATCACATACTTTTTACTTAAGAGTTAAATATTTAGTGTCATTAATACATGCAAGGCCCAAAACCCCCTCTTATATAAAACCATATTTCTCCATAAATCTCAAAACAAGagacatttttctcttttttagatTCATCATTAGCTTCATCTACAATTATACAAAATTTGGAATCACCAATTTCTTCACGAATATGCTTTTTCACCCTACTTGAAAGAATGTGCAAGATCTATTTTTGAATTTGATGTGAAGTATACTTGTTATTAGATGGAGCATTTCCAATTTAACTTTTGCAACTTTGTCACTGCAACATGTCAAGAGTTTTATCATTTGAAGAAAATTACCTTGGTTTAATGATTCTTTACTTTCAACATGACCTTTAAAAGCACAAGCTTGAGAAGTTAGCCAACATATTGTGTCAATTGAAGTCTTGAGACGTAGTcaattcttcataatttcaattgaaattTGAACTTGAATAATATTCTTAATGTGCCCATTTTAATTCAACAAGTCTTGACAAGCTTTCATAGTGTTGTTGTGTGGTGAACAAAGATCATTTCCTATGTGTTTAAGAAAGGCACAATGATTTATATTTCTAACTTTCTTCCAACCTCTTAAACCTGTAGAATTGAAGACATCTGAATTAGGACGTCCACTTGGTCTTTTGCTAAAAAAATAATATGGTAAATAAAAAGCAGCATCTTCTAAAGGTGAATATTCTAACCATGAAGGAAAAATTCTAAATCAAGCGTGTTGAAATCTTTTTCGATGGTCTTCTTTACCAAACAATGGATATTTCTCTAAATGAATTTGATATGGACCCCATTTCAAATAAGCTCTTCGTATTTCATTAATTTGATTCAATGAATATTTCCACGTTGAAGTTCACTTTCCATAATCGCGTTCTTAATAATTCTCAATGACATTTGAAAACACTTTATTCACATTTTCTTCATTTCTTGGGTTCTCTAAAACTCTGAGGTTTTTGAACATATAATCAATTTTTTcatctctttcttttctcttgAAAAAAGAATCAATTTTCTACCCTTCTTCATCACTTTTGTTGAGTATTGTTCATCTAAAATTGAATATACAATAATTGAACAATGCTTTAAAATTATACAATTGAAGAATAAAGTAAAATTTTATCATTACAGAATCTCTAAATTCAAGAAAGCTCCATAAGAATCCAAGCACAACACAACAAAGTAAAATAACACAATAAATTAAAAATCTCATCACAAGACACCATTAAATAGCAAGAAAAATGAACTTACATTAGTGTGGAGGTGGTCATACGAAGCATAACAAAGAGCGGCGAATACAGAGAGTGACAGAAATGTCCAGTGCAACAAGTGGCGGTCGACACAGTGAGTGGCGGTCGACAGAGGTGAACGGAAAGCAAATGCATTGGTGAGCGTGATAAAGAGATGCAATGGTGGTGTTGTGAAAACTGCGGGAAAGGAAGAAGAAAATCGTGATTTTCatagaagaagagaagaaaaggtAAAATGTTAGGGATGACAAAACTATAATTTTTAAatctaattatatataatttaatattttcatctatatgaaaaaaattaaaaaaaagtttagggTGATCGTGGCCCCCCTTTCCAACCAAGCTCCGCCCCTAGATACTGATAGGTTTATGTATAGTAACCCTAGATCTAGAATTGCATAAAGAGACAATAAGATGAAAACAACTTTTCTTCTTAGCCATAAAGAGGCAGCATACAACTATTATATAGTAGGGTTTACCTTACTAATTGGGCCATGGGCCTaactaaaacaaaataacataaaaaagacTTAAAATAAGTGATCCTAAAAGAAATAAGAACCTACGTTTCAACAAAACCTTTTAGCCAAATGGATCTCTTTTTAATTCTATTAGGTCTCTCCCTAACATTACTCCCGGGCCCATtaagaaccttgtcctcaaggttcaatGGTATAGAATCTGTTGGTCCTCTTGGTGAATTTGGGCTCTCTTGGAATCGCAGCCCACAAGCATTTGAAATTGATGACAGCTATTTGGGCGGTGGGGCCACACCCACGTGAGACTTGGGTAAAACAATAGCTGTTTGAGCGGTGGGAACAGACCCACGTGATACTTGATAAGTGGAAATCTTCTTCGCGGCTTCTGATTGGTTGTGAGGATCACTTTTATCTCCTTGGGCAGTGCAACCAGCTGTAATTTGGGAAACGTGTGAAGCTGTCCCAAGTAAAGTACCGTTAGTGGCTATAGGGGTATGGGTAAGAAAAGAAGAGTCTTCTAAGTCTTTCTCATTTGTAACTTTCGGTGAACTCTTCAAGTCACCAAGTTCAGAGCTTCTCTTTTGTTCCCTGTTCCTTTGTTTCACATGCTGCTCTGTTATCTTCACCGTGGAGTTCCACCCATCTGTACCCACTTCCTCTACTTGAGTGGTCTTGTGCGTACCGTCTGAAGGTAAGAACTCTATAAGTTTTGACATCTCAATGTGTTCTGCTGTTTTGTTTCGTCTTGGATCTGTGGGTATGTGATGTAGATCCGTTTCATTTTGTAGGTGTTCGAACTCGACAAGGTCCGGCAAGGGGAGTTGCTAAAAATCCAGCGACGGTTGCGCTCCATGGTATTTTTTCAGTAAAGACACATGAACAATAGGATGGATACGAGAGGACGACGGCAGATCCAGAAGATATGTGACGGTACCCGCACGTTTGATGATGCGGAAAGGGCCAAAATAACGTGGAGCAAGCTTCTGAGAGGTTCGGCGGTGTACTGTTGTCTGGAGATACGGCTGAAGTTTTAACAGGACCAAGTCACCTTCCACAAAGGTAATGTGTCTTCGTTTCAAATTGGCTTGTTTTTCCATCATAGTTCTACTCTTCTTCAAGTGTACCTTTAACTGATTTATGATTTGTTGCTGTTGTTGAAGCGCCGAATCAAGTGTGACCTCCGAAACTGAGTTCTGGACATAATCCAAAATATTTGGTGGGTCGCGACCATAGAGAGCCTTGAACGGAGTCATCTGAATCACCGAGTGAAAAGTTGTATTGTACCAGTATTCTGCCAGATGTAGAAACCGATGCCATGTGCGAGGgtgatcctgaacaaaacaacgtaaGTAAGTTTCTAATGAACGATTTACTACCTCAGTTTGTCTGTCGGTCTCGGGATGATATGATGTACTGTATTGCAGGGTTGTGCCATGGTTTTTGAAGAACTCCTTCCAAAACTTGCTTAAGAACAAGGGGTCCCGGTCTGAGACAATGGTTTTAGGGCTGCCGTGAAGACGAAAAATCTCAACTGTGAAACGGTTGGCCAGATCCTTTGCTGTGAAATGAGTTGGTAGAGGAATGAAGTGAACAAATTTTGAGAGGCGATCGCAAAGTACCCAGATAACCGTATGACCGTAAGAGCTAGGTAAGTGTGTAATGAAGTCCATTGTAATTTCTTCCCATACTTGTTTCGGAATGGGTAATGGTTGAAGCAAACCTTTTTTTTCTGTGTTTCATATTTGTTGTGTTGACATGTGGGacatttttttatcatgtttttcacTTCGAGGTACACTCCTGGCCAACAAAAGGAAGCTCTCAGTCTTGCTAAAGTCGCTTTAACACCAGAATGGCCTGCTGTACACTACCAGATATTCGCTAATTAGCCACGGTCAAAACTGTGGCAATTCAATAAAAAAACTGTGGTAAATTACACTTAGCCACGGTTGACATATTAGTGGATAAAGGTGGCGTTGCAATTTATTAGCCACggttatattataattttaccACGGTAGAATAGATCGTGGTAACAAATATTCGCCACGGTTAGACCGTAGTACAACAatgtattaaaattttcaaatatacaTTTAGCCACGGTTAAAATGTAGCTAAAATACGCGCGTATAATTTCCCACACACTTTGCCACCGTCCATGTTCTATCTTAGCTACAGTTAAATCatagttaattaaaatttaaaaatttaaatatattttctcaGCCACGGGCTAACCGTggctaaataattttttttatttttaaataaccaATTAATTTCATTTCATACAACTAAATTAGATGATCccaaaacaattaaaaaacaaGAGACAAACAATGTATTGCAGTGAATTGATAATTTCAAAGGTCAAAGATAAATAGAGTATTTAACAACTAATACTTCTTATAATAGTTCCAAAAAAATAGCATACATCCAGTTCATAACATCGTAAAACAAGTGTCATTCTTCCACTTCTTAACACCAAAAAATCAAGTATCATACTTCAACTTCTTAACACCAAAAATTAATCTAATACTTGGGAAAAGAGTTCAACATTTAGTAACTACTTCAAAAACTAATTTGGAGAAGCATTGCTATTGAAAATAGATAGCTCATCACCAAATTTATGCTTCatgaaattttgaagaatttCCAATTGATGCTGTGCTTGTGTAAGTTTCTCAGTTGTTTGTGTAAGCTGTTCTTTTGTTTGTGTAAGTTGTTCTTTGGTCTCTTCATATCCAATTAGCTTTTCTCCCAAACTTTCTACATTCTTCTGTAAGTCTTCAACATTCTTTTGATTAAAACTACCAACATCAATAAAATTTGTGAAATGTCTCCTCTTTCCAAACGCGTGAGTAGGACAAACCCCTAAACCTAAACCACGTACTCGACCCGAGTGCTCCGCCCCATATATTTTTCCTATGGCATCATCAGGGTACACATTTATCTTTGATGAGACACCTACAGCAGCAGTACGTTCTTTATCTTCAGACAAAACCTCTGAAATCTTCTCCTATTAATAAGAAAGAAACATAATAATTATAAGAAAACTATAAAGGGATTCATAAGTAAACATATGACGTTATATGATTCCACTGAAGTTTAACAGTTTTGATACTTGGAAGCTTCTTATATTTTCTAATTAGTTGTTAACTCACAATAGACAAAAGTATGAAGTGAATCAAACATAAGATGAATGGAATCAAAGTTACTCACAGTGTTAACATTTTTAAGTAATAGTTCTAGAACTCCTTTAAAAAAGCAAAGGATTAAATCATAACAAAAGGATAATCCTCTTTTAAAAGCATATTGATTCACTCTTTTAAAAGTCATAACAAAAGGATTAAATCATAACAAAAGGATAATCctcttataaaataaatatacagTAGTATAGTTTTAGCTAGTACCAAATCACACattttaaatgcatattgattcaCTCTTTTAAAAGTCATTATGAGCGCCAATGATCATCAACAAAGATCAAGTTTTACAAAACTAACATTATTACTAATGACCAAATCTTTTCTAACTTCATCCATAAAACTCACTGTCTCAAAAAAAACTATAATTCTCAAAACTTATGTGGATATGGGATGGTACTGTTATGTAGGGATTCCATTAGGAATCATATTGGCACTTTCATTTCATATTAGTGGCTGATTAGGATAGTCCAATAAGCGAATTAACTTGCAGATTGATAAATACTCTAATGAAGATCATCTCATGACACACATAATTTCCTTTCGTAGCGACATATTGAGACATAACAATGGATAATGTAAATTTTGATGTGCATAGTAGACTCATGAATACTTTTTAAGACAGTAACAACAAATATAGGAAACCTCCTAACATCAAAAGTTAAGATTAGTCATAAACTATAATTAAATCTATTAGATCCTAAAGTGAAATAGAGAAACAAATAAGTATACTTACAGCCATAGCTTTTCCTTCTTCATTCACATAATTTCCACCCTTCTTCATTAAAGTTGCTAAAATAACCTCGCTCCGACATACATGTCTTCCTAATTGTAGCTcctaacaacaaaaataaaagataaattaacaataattattaattaaaacttAACTTTGTTGTATTACATAAAATTCTTGAAAAAGCATACCATTTCACGACCTCTTCTTGCATTGCTCTTACTACCACCAGCATGTGAGACTTTAAGTTTCTTACGATTTATGGAATTCTGCTCACTTTGTTTCTATGATTTTAAAGTTTAATAGTTAATATATAtctaacaaaaaatgaaatagtAATAAAATTTCTTATAATGAATACTTATACCTTCATTTTGGGATCATTATCGTGATGCACAAAAGAAGTCCACTCAATAGGATCCATATTCGAAGGAGGATTAGCAAGTATTTCTTCCTTGCTTTTGTTGGGATAAAAGTATTTATTCCGTAACTTATATTTATAGGCTTTCCATCTTTCCCCTAGTGTACTCCACACCCATTTGATTCCATCAGCATAGTCAAACTCAAAGTGATCCTTAAATTGTATGTTTAAAGGTTAATATTTCATTATAAAAGGCACGCCAACAAAAGAAATTGTAGAAAAGTTATAATAGTTACCTCAATACATTTCCATTGATCTTTGCTACATTTTTCGGGCATCTCATCCCATCTTTTAACTGATATAGGACAATAGACTGCCTTTTTAGCAACTTGGCCTAAGAATCTCACAAGTAAGTTTGAACTACTATTGTCTCCTTGTCCAAAATCATTGAGTTCCACAACAACTTTCTTAGTTTTTTCTAAATGCCAAACTTGATTTGCTATCATCTTTTTAGTTATAATTTCTCCAGTACATGTATCTATCaatagaaacaaataaaatttagTAAATATGTTCTAACAAGACAACCATCATCTAATAAGGTGATATTCAAACATGATACTTTTACCTTTAACTTTGACAAGTAGAGGATCCTTTTTTTGTTGTGGTTGAACATCACTTGAAATTAAGGAAGGGTCAAATGTGTCATCACTAGATGGACTATTAGTCATGTTGACATCTTGTTGCGGACTATTAGTCGTGCTCATATTTTCTTGTGGCTGAACTTCATTTGAATTTGAGGAAGGATCGAATTGATTGTTGTTACTTTGTTGATGTTGATCTTGAAAAGTTTCCACACTCATTTGAATTTCTCCTCCTTGTAACCTTTCCAACAAATCTTTTCTTGAACGCTTACGTTTTTGCTTCATCTTAAATCAAATATCTGCACAATATTTGCTAACAAAAGATAAAACATGGAATGCAAATGTTTTATAAATGAATCATAATACGAAAAATTCATTGGAtaagaaaaaaagtacaaaagttcatgaAACAGCAAATGagttaaaaatctcaaaaaagttcATAATTGCACTACTCTAACATCGCATTATCATTTTCATCACTATAACCATTATGATCTTCATCAATATTTGTTCCATCGGGTACGTTTTCTTCCATGTTAACATTTGATTCTTGTTCATTGTCACCTTCTTGCACTAATTGTAGTTCTTCTATGTTCTCCACATTTTGCTCACAAAAAGGAATATCTTCCATTATCATTTCTTCAGAGTCTATTAAGTTAATATCTCCCATGTCATATATGTCTCTAGGCTTCATATGACATACACAagaccaaccttcttcaaatGGATCATCAACATAATATACCATTCTAGCATCAGTTGCAAGGATGAACGGTTCATCTAATTCATTCACACCGGTGTGTATCAACCGAGAAAAATTAACACTCGATATTCTAAATTTATCTATCTTGATTCCCTTGTTAGGTCTATTATCTACCCAAACACATTTGAAAAGCACAACCCTTAGCTTTCCATAGTAATCAAGCTCTATGATATCATCCAATTTTCCATAGTATATGTCATCACTTGATTTTTCAATAGGCTCCCCTGTAGTTGAAAACCTCTTAGTAATAGCTGACATAACAACACCACTATTTTGAGTTCTCAAACCTTGCTCTTTCCTTTTTGTTCGGAACTTAAATCCACGAATGTTATACCCACTAAATCTCCTAGCAATATCATTTGGTCCATTTGCAAGCCAACTAATTTCAGTAGAAATATCTGGATCAACATTTCTTGCAACCTATAATATTTTGAGAATAATTATACCACATGTATATATCATGAATATTGGAGATGAAAAATTTAAGTGAAACCATATTTCCTTACATATTGTTGAAACCACTCGTGAAAATGTTTGTGAACGTATTCTTCCACAAGTTTAGAGGAATTTCTCTTTCCACGATGCATCCTTGAGACCTCAATTTTGCACTTCCTATATAgtaaaaaatttcttttattaaGAAAAATGTTGAACAGGTTAGTATAAAAATTAACACAAGTAGGATTATAGAACTTACTCACGAAATTTGTCTAGTAATTCACAATTAGTTAACACGTAACGATGAGCTTGTATCTTATCCAAGAGTGAAAGGGTAACAATCTTGATGGCTCCAATAGGCTTACCTAATGCTGGAAATATATTTGATAAGATAGTAGATTCACTACTAGCATTGACACCATTATCATCGTCATTGCGTCTTGGTCGATTGAACCTTGTTTCAATATCCCCATCTTCAAAATATCTTGAACAGAATGTAAGGCATTCTTCCATAATATAACCTTCAGCTATGCAACCTTCTGGTGTAGCTTTGTTACAGACATATGATTTTAAATGGCCAAGGGTCCTAAAATAAAATGATGTGAGCCAAAAAAAACTTAACCATTAaactttaatattaatttattaaaaatataatatacctTTCAACAGGATACATCCATCTATAATGCACTGGACCAGCAATCATTGCTTCCTCTCCCAAATGAATGACTAAATGAATCATAACAGTGAAAAAAGAAGGTGGAAATATCATTTCCATATGGCAAAGGGTCAGAGCAATTCGTTGTTGTAGTTTCTCAATATTCTTGACATCTAGAACCTTGGATGATATTTCCCTAAAGTAGTTACATAACTCAATTAACACTGAAGCAACTTCTCTTGGAAGCGATTTTCTAAAAGCAATTGGTAGAAGATGTTCCATTAGAATGTGTGAATCATGACTTTTTAGACCAGAGATTTTGCGTTTCTTAGTATCAACACATCTAGAAATATTTGATGCGTAACTGTCAGGAAAAACCACATCCTTAAGAATTTTTAGGAACATGTCTTTCTCCCTATTTTTCATTTTAAAGCATGAGTGAGGAAATTTAGAGGAATTAGGATTTGGATATGGATGAAGACTCGGTCTAATCCCCATGACTTGCAAGTCTTTACGAGCGGAAAGGTTATCCTTTGTTCGAATTTTGTCATCAAGCACCGTGAACAATACATTGTCACATACATTCTTTTCTATGTGCATCATATCAAGGCAATGTTGGATAAGATTATGCTCCCAATAAGGTAAATtccaaaatatacttttttttcttccattGTTGTGGGCCTGCCTCACTTGTACCCTCATCATGAGCCTTTTTGAGATACTCCTCAATTTGCCGTAGTGTATCTGAACCTGACATTTGAAGAGGGGCAAGACTATGTTCCTCACATCCATCAAAAGATTTTGTATTGCACCTATACTTATGATCAGGGGGTAAATATTGGCGGTGACCCATGAAACAATTTTTCTTACCAAATCTCAGCCTTTTAGATTTTGTATCAAACATACAAGATGGACAAGCAAGCAATGTGTGTGTATTCCACCCAGATAAGTTATCAAGACCAGGAAAGTCACTAATTGTACAAAACAATGCAGCTCGCATTTGAAACATTTCTTTAGTTGAGATATCATAAGCATCAACACCGATCCATAATTGATTTAACTCCGCAACTAGAGGCTGCAAGTAAACATCAATTTTGTTTCCAGGCATCTTAGGTCCAGGGATTATCATTGACATGATAAGAGAAGTGGGCTTCATACAATACCATGGTGGATAGTTATAAAGATACAACATCACAGGCCAGATGCTATTAGAAGAACTTAAAGTTCCAAATGGATTGAAACCATCGGTAGCTAATGCGAGTCGAACATTACGAGGATCTAAAGAGAATTCTGGATAAAAGGAATCAAACTCTTTCCATGCTTTACTATCTCTAGGATGCCTTAATAACCCATCAGGATTTGCCACCATAGCATGCCATTTCAATAACTCTGCAGTTTTAGAAGACGTGTACAACCTCTGCAACCTTGGAATAAGTGGGAAATGTCGCAATATTTTTGCCGGTTTCTGTTTCTTTTTTGTAGCTTCCATCACGTCATTTGAAGAACTATTATTTTCATCTAACTTCCATCTAGATGTAGTACATATTTTACATTTATCTCTTTTCTCATCCTCTAGTGATCCCCAATACAACATGCAATGATTTGGACAAGCATGTATCTTATTGTAACTCAAACCTATCCTCTTGATCATCTTTTTTGCTTCATAGAAAGATGCCGGTAGTTTAGCATGGGGAAATACATCATTTAGAAGCTCAATAATCATCGAAAATGTTTTATCTGTTGCACCACATAAAATTTTTATATGGTAGAGACGAACAATGAACGATAGTTTGCTATATTTTGTGCATCCAAGATAGAGTTCTTGATTCCCATCTTCCATCAACTCCTTAACTTTGTTCAAATCTTCATTACTCATATCCTCTGAAATCATTGGGTGCTCGCTATTAGGAATATTTGATGGCCCTGAGTCTTGAACTCCTTGATCAAATACCACTCCAAAGACATCATTTAACATATCTTGCATGGGATGTTGTCTAGTTGGGGGTGCATCTACTTGGTCTGCTGATTGAACATTGGGTTGAACTTCTTTTTCCCCATGCATGTTCCAAAATGTGTACTTGCTAGGAAATCCCTTTCGAAGGAGATGAGTAAACACTTCAACTCTATTACCCGAGTGATTAAATCCGCATGTAATACAAGGACACAATATTTGTCCATTGATTGCTGCGTTGGAAAAGGCAAAGTCCAAAAATTGGACTACTCCGTCTTTAAACTCTTTTGATTTTATGGGTTTGTCGATCCAACTCATATCAATCATAATTGGATGaatctattataatttttttagaaaattaaaatcattcaagtatttaaaatataaaatatttaatatataacttGAAATTGTAGATTTCAATAAAACAAAAATGTAGTCTTTGATTTAACACTAAAAGTATCAAAATATAAAGAAAGTAAAAGAACAAACTACAAATAATGTACATATTTATAACATGTTTGGTTTTAATTAAGTTATAGGGAAAAATGAAAAGTTTGATTTTTCTCAAAATCTCccttaaaactatttttattataagATATTTTGATAGCCATGAATAAAATGAAAACAATAACAGTACCTTCTTATGGTGTAAAGCAAGATATAAtagataaattcaaaaataactaGCACACTAATAAATGTCATTtgtaaaagcaaataaacatgaACTCAAAGTACAAAAAACATTAACTAATTGAGGCCAAGATTATTTATCATTTCCAAAAACACACATAAACTAAATACTCAAATGAACATGAATTCAAAGTATAAAAATTGTTTTGAGATTAAAATGAGTACCTAAGAT encodes the following:
- the LOC131636533 gene encoding uncharacterized protein LOC131636533 is translated as MIDMSWIDKPIKSKEFKDGVVQFLDFAFSNAAINGQILCPCITCGFNHSGNRVEVFTHLLRKGFPSKYTFWNMHGEKEVQPNVQSADQVDAPPTRQHPMQDMLNDVFGVVFDQGVQDSGPSNIPNSEHPMISEDMSNEDLNKVKELMEDGNQELYLGCTKYSKLSFIVRLYHIKILCGATDKTFSMIIELLNDVFPHAKLPASFYEAKKMIKRIGLSYNKIHACPNHCMLYWGSLEDEKRDKCKICTTSRWKLDENNSSSNDVMEATKKKQKPAKILRHFPLIPRLQRLYTSSKTAELLKWHAMVANPDGLLRHPRDSKAWKEFDSFYPEFSLDPRNVRLALATDGFNPFGTLSSSNSIWPVMLYLYNYPPWYCMKPTSLIMSMIIPGPKMPGNKIDVYLQPLVAELNQLWIGVDAYDISTKEMFQMRAALFCTISDFPGLDNLSGWNTHTLLACPSCMFDTKSKRLRFGKKNCFMGHRQYLPPDHKYRCNTKSFDGCEEHSLAPLQMSGSDTLRQIEEYLKKAHDEGTSEAGPQQWKKKKYILEFTLLGA